One Pseudanabaena sp. ABRG5-3 DNA segment encodes these proteins:
- the ssuC gene encoding aliphatic sulfonate ABC transporter permease SsuC, with the protein MQHLSSSSTSHHRSKNSLVNKAITQVQNGFGGLVPWLFPIFLVILWQLAVQFGWLSTRILPAPTTVISAAIKLAQSGELATNFKISASRALTGFAIGGSIGFIFGLVNGLFRVSEKIFDTTLQMWRNIPNLALIPLVILWFGIGEEAKLFLVSSGVLFPIYINTFHGIRSIDTGLIEMGKVYGLNPFELFWNIILPGALPSILVGVRFSLGIMWLSLIVAETIAADSGIGYMATSAREFMQTDVVVFSILLYASFGKLADVIVRTLEAVCLNWHPNYQKVKAA; encoded by the coding sequence ATGCAACATTTGTCCTCAAGCTCCACTTCTCATCATCGTTCTAAAAATAGCCTTGTTAATAAAGCAATTACTCAAGTGCAAAATGGCTTTGGTGGCTTAGTTCCTTGGCTATTTCCGATCTTTCTTGTGATCCTTTGGCAATTAGCGGTACAGTTTGGCTGGCTGTCCACGCGCATTTTACCTGCACCGACCACAGTTATCAGCGCAGCGATTAAACTCGCGCAATCAGGAGAACTAGCTACCAACTTTAAAATCAGTGCTTCACGCGCCTTAACTGGTTTTGCGATCGGTGGCAGCATTGGCTTTATTTTTGGACTTGTGAATGGATTATTCCGCGTTTCGGAAAAGATCTTTGATACCACTCTGCAAATGTGGAGAAATATCCCCAATCTTGCGTTAATTCCCCTTGTAATTTTGTGGTTTGGAATTGGAGAAGAAGCGAAGTTATTCCTAGTCTCCAGTGGTGTCCTCTTTCCCATTTACATCAATACCTTTCACGGTATCCGCAGCATCGATACTGGTCTAATCGAAATGGGCAAAGTCTATGGGCTGAATCCCTTTGAATTATTTTGGAATATTATTCTCCCCGGAGCCTTACCTTCGATTTTAGTAGGAGTGCGCTTCTCTCTCGGCATTATGTGGCTCTCACTAATTGTTGCCGAAACGATCGCTGCCGACTCAGGAATTGGCTACATGGCAACCAGCGCCAGAGAATTCATGCAAACGGATGTGGTTGTATTCAGCATCTTGCTATATGCCTCTTTTGGGAAACTCGCGGACGTTATCGTGAGAACTTTGGAAGCTGTATGTCTCAATTGGCATCCTAACTATCAAAAAGTGAAGGCAGCTTAG
- a CDS encoding NAD(P)H-dependent oxidoreductase, which translates to MTRILLIGGSPLHPCPNHTFLDYAKYLLENQSKFSKIKIDTLLVRNLLAEDLAFGRYSSPALFYPKQLVEDADAIIIGSPIAKSAYTGLLKSFLDLLPRRIFAHKVILPLATSHTIAHASALEYSLKPVLTELGATQILPSVFAVDDQIQDAEHSNLEITIRLQAALQDLLQAIAPSKNANQNNPSPLLDEIYAVH; encoded by the coding sequence ATGACTCGTATCTTACTCATTGGTGGCAGTCCCCTTCATCCCTGTCCCAACCACACTTTTTTAGACTATGCCAAGTATCTTTTAGAAAATCAATCAAAATTCTCGAAAATCAAGATTGATACTTTATTAGTACGCAATCTATTGGCTGAAGACTTAGCTTTTGGGCGTTACTCTAGTCCTGCTCTGTTCTATCCCAAGCAACTGGTTGAAGATGCAGATGCAATAATTATCGGCAGCCCAATTGCTAAATCTGCCTATACAGGTCTACTAAAGTCATTCCTCGATCTATTACCAAGAAGAATTTTTGCCCACAAAGTAATTCTCCCGCTTGCCACCAGTCATACAATTGCTCATGCTTCAGCGTTAGAATATTCTCTAAAACCTGTGCTAACTGAACTTGGCGCAACCCAAATCCTACCCAGTGTTTTTGCGGTAGATGATCAAATACAAGATGCTGAACATTCCAACCTCGAAATTACGATTCGCTTACAGGCAGCTTTGCAGGATTTGCTTCAGGCGATCGCACCTAGTAAAAATGCTAATCAAAATAATCCATCTCCTCTGTTAGATGAGATTTACGCTGTTCATTAA
- a CDS encoding NADPH-dependent oxidoreductase: MTTATISTVDLLHDRYGSSFSDDFLWNDQISNLLTHRSIRSYLSKPLPKGTLETLIAAAQSAASSSNLQLWSVVAVEDAARKERLSVLARNQAHIRQVPLFLVWLADLSRARNIADARNSKSEGLDYLETFLTGAIDASLAAQNAVVAAESLSLGTVYVGAIRNNPEAVAKELNLPPLVFPVFGLSVGYPDPDNIPAVKPRLDQSAVLHREGYSTEKQADAIAEYDRIMTNFYQQQQTGVNSDWSTHSTARIATAEALGGRDRLTEILHNLGFAIR, from the coding sequence ATGACTACAGCTACCATTTCCACTGTTGATTTACTTCATGATCGTTATGGCAGTTCTTTCTCTGACGACTTTCTATGGAATGATCAGATCAGTAATTTATTAACCCATCGCTCAATCCGTTCTTATTTATCTAAACCCTTACCCAAAGGAACTTTAGAAACCTTAATTGCTGCGGCTCAGTCTGCGGCAAGTTCTTCTAATTTGCAATTGTGGAGCGTAGTTGCTGTCGAAGATGCTGCTCGCAAAGAGCGTTTATCCGTATTAGCCCGCAACCAAGCCCATATCCGCCAAGTCCCACTATTTTTAGTTTGGCTTGCCGATCTATCACGGGCGCGAAATATTGCTGATGCACGCAACTCCAAATCTGAAGGACTGGATTATTTAGAGACCTTTCTCACTGGGGCGATCGATGCTTCTCTCGCTGCTCAAAATGCAGTAGTTGCGGCAGAATCCCTCAGTTTAGGAACAGTTTATGTCGGTGCAATTCGGAATAATCCTGAAGCAGTAGCTAAAGAACTGAATTTACCACCCCTAGTATTTCCTGTGTTTGGGCTTAGCGTTGGCTATCCTGATCCCGACAATATTCCTGCGGTCAAGCCACGTCTAGATCAATCCGCAGTTCTCCATCGTGAGGGCTACTCTACTGAAAAGCAAGCTGATGCGATCGCGGAATATGATCGGATTATGACTAATTTCTATCAACAGCAGCAAACAGGCGTTAATAGTGATTGGTCAACCCATTCCACAGCGAGAATCGCTACGGCTGAGGCTCTAGGTGGACGCGATCGCTTGACGGAAATATTACATAATCTTGGTTTTGCGATACGCTAA
- a CDS encoding DUF2808 domain-containing protein: MKYLKRLAIPCLLMGLSLSAISVIIPRTNSAIAQDLTIASSPTRFIQFPSLISVDTSDRDTNTRNAIYSFQIAVPQQAGSSLQKVTIAQKNPIEPISFSSDRTTAYIQESSGTRTDVETKTAIDPNTRAVSVTFTSPIPVGKTVVIGLRPVSNPSLEGEYVFGVNAFADAQRSQGAFIGYGRLGIYNTYISDVFVPTF, from the coding sequence ATGAAATACCTCAAACGACTAGCTATTCCCTGTCTACTCATGGGACTATCCCTGAGTGCTATTTCTGTCATAATTCCTAGAACAAATAGCGCGATCGCTCAAGATTTGACAATAGCTTCTTCGCCAACAAGATTTATTCAGTTTCCTAGTCTTATTTCCGTTGATACGAGCGATCGCGATACGAACACTCGCAATGCCATCTATTCCTTTCAAATAGCTGTTCCGCAACAAGCAGGATCATCCTTACAAAAGGTAACGATCGCTCAGAAAAATCCCATTGAGCCGATATCCTTTTCGAGTGATCGCACCACTGCCTATATTCAAGAATCATCAGGTACTCGCACCGATGTAGAAACAAAAACAGCGATTGACCCCAATACCAGAGCCGTATCCGTTACATTTACTTCCCCAATTCCTGTAGGTAAAACTGTAGTTATTGGCTTGCGCCCAGTCAGTAATCCCAGTTTAGAAGGTGAGTATGTCTTTGGCGTAAATGCTTTTGCCGATGCTCAGCGATCGCAAGGGGCTTTTATTGGCTATGGTCGCTTGGGAATCTATAACACCTACATTAGTGAT
- a CDS encoding sulfite exporter TauE/SafE family protein — protein MIEILTLCGFAFLAGLVDAVVGGGGLIQLPALLIMLPQTAIASILGTSKFVSIAGTTIAVQQYAKQQKIAWGTTIPAMVTAFIFSFLGARVTSLLNPSLMRPMILGLLIAVAIYTFNKKDFGLFQISKLSRSQQWLYSVAIGSIIGFYDGFFGPGTGSFLIFAFVGIFGYSFLAASASAKVINFATNLAAIIYFAFTNNVIYSLGIPMAICNILGAFIGAKLAIKNGSQFVRKLFLIIVSLLILKLGYDIINSL, from the coding sequence ATGATAGAAATTCTGACTCTTTGTGGATTTGCATTTCTCGCGGGCTTAGTTGATGCGGTGGTCGGTGGCGGTGGACTAATTCAATTACCAGCACTGTTAATTATGTTGCCGCAAACTGCGATCGCCTCCATCTTAGGTACTAGCAAATTTGTCTCGATCGCAGGAACCACCATCGCCGTCCAACAATATGCTAAGCAACAAAAAATTGCATGGGGAACCACAATTCCCGCAATGGTAACGGCTTTTATTTTTTCTTTCTTAGGTGCAAGAGTTACAAGTTTACTTAATCCTAGTTTGATGCGTCCCATGATTTTAGGTTTATTAATTGCCGTAGCAATCTATACCTTTAATAAAAAAGATTTTGGACTATTCCAAATATCAAAACTCAGCCGATCACAGCAATGGTTATATAGTGTAGCGATCGGTTCGATCATCGGCTTTTACGATGGATTTTTTGGTCCTGGAACAGGGAGCTTTTTGATTTTTGCATTTGTTGGGATATTCGGTTACAGCTTTCTAGCAGCTTCAGCTTCGGCAAAGGTAATTAACTTTGCTACTAATCTCGCGGCAATTATTTACTTTGCGTTTACGAATAATGTCATTTATTCCTTAGGCATACCAATGGCAATTTGTAATATTTTAGGGGCTTTTATAGGTGCAAAATTAGCAATTAAAAATGGCAGTCAATTTGTAAGAAAACTATTTTTAATTATTGTGTCATTACTAATTCTCAAGCTAGGCTACGACATCATTAATAGTTTGTGA
- a CDS encoding ABC transporter ATP-binding protein gives MSSTVRGVDLNIENLWKSFGKTHVLQGLNLEIRAGEFIAIVGRSGCGKSTLLRAIAGLAAPNAGSLWVDDQPVKGINPIARVMFQEPRLLPWKKVYQNVSLGLPKESRIRARWALAQVGLSDRASEFPSILSGGQKQRVALARALVSEPRLMLLDEPLGALDALTRIEMQNLLENLWLEQKFTALLITHDVEEAVALCDRLILIENGQIGLDLKIDLPRPRSRGSAEFAALVDKIRTRVMNPESISQFAAQAA, from the coding sequence ATGTCAAGTACAGTTAGAGGTGTAGATCTGAATATTGAGAATCTTTGGAAAAGCTTTGGAAAAACCCATGTTTTACAAGGATTAAATCTGGAAATTAGGGCTGGAGAATTTATCGCGATCGTTGGGCGTAGTGGTTGCGGTAAAAGCACCCTCTTGAGAGCGATCGCAGGACTAGCGGCTCCTAATGCAGGTTCTCTTTGGGTAGACGATCAACCCGTGAAAGGGATTAATCCGATCGCCAGAGTCATGTTCCAAGAGCCAAGACTATTGCCTTGGAAGAAGGTTTATCAAAACGTGTCTCTAGGCTTACCGAAGGAATCTCGTATTCGGGCAAGATGGGCTTTAGCTCAAGTTGGCTTAAGCGATCGGGCATCGGAGTTTCCTTCAATTCTTTCTGGTGGTCAAAAGCAAAGAGTTGCCCTTGCCCGTGCCTTGGTGAGTGAACCGAGATTAATGCTTTTAGATGAACCTCTTGGCGCGTTGGATGCCCTCACTCGCATCGAAATGCAGAATTTATTAGAAAATCTTTGGCTAGAACAGAAGTTTACCGCCCTACTGATTACTCATGATGTCGAAGAAGCTGTAGCTTTATGCGATCGCCTAATTTTGATCGAAAATGGTCAAATCGGACTAGATTTAAAAATTGACTTACCCCGTCCGCGTTCTCGTGGCAGTGCGGAATTTGCTGCGCTTGTAGACAAGATTCGTACCAGAGTAATGAATCCTGAAAGTATCTCTCAGTTTGCTGCTCAAGCCGCCTAA